The genomic region AAGGACAATGGTCAGTTGTCCTGGTTCGATGCTCATAGAGACCTTATCTAGTAAGCTCTTTCCAGAACGAATAAGGGATAGTTCGCTGATGTTTAGCATTAACTTGTTTCTCGAATATTTTTTAATAGTAGCCATAAGAAAAACGGCCCACCTAGTAAGCTGGTTACTAAGCCAACGGGGAGTTCCGCTGGAATAACTAGAAGCCGAGATAAGGTATCGGCGCCTGTTAATAAGCTGGCACCCAATAAAGCAGAGCAAGGAACCACGATGCGATTGTCGGCACCAAAAAGCATGCGGATAAGATGAGGAACCATCAGCCCAATAAAGCCAATAAGCCCGGTAAAGGCGACGGTGACACCAACACATAAGGCGACAACGGCGATGAGTTTGATTTTGAAACGTTCAACATCTAGTCCCAGGTAACGGGCTTCGTCTTCACCCAGCAGCAATAAGTTTAAGTTTTTTGATTGGCGCCATACGTAGCAAAGTAGCGGCAATAAAATAGTCGCAATAACGATAACTTGTTCCCATCTCGCTCCGCCCAAGTTTCCCATCGCCCAAAATGTTAAAGCTCTTAGTTGTTCATCATTACTCGTATAAGTTAGTAACCCAGTAGCTGATCCTGACAGTGCATTGATGGCGATACCGGCAAGAAGCAAGTGCAGCACAGATACTTGGCCTTTGTGTTTGGATAATTGGAAAATCAGCCAACAGGTAAGTACAGCGCCTAAAAACGCCGCCACGCTTTGCATATAAGACTCTGCCCACAGAGGTAAATCACCAGCGAAAGGGTTGAGAACAATCAGAACGCCGACAAAAACAGACGCGCCAGATGAAACACCTAATAAGCCAGGGTCTGCTAATGGATTGCGAAACAGGGCTTGCATCAATGCGCCAGACACAGCCAATGCAGCGCCGACCAAAGCGGCCATGAGTAACCTTGGTAATCGGACTGTCATCAGTATTTGTCGATCTATGTCATTGATAGGTGACCATAAAAGATCTCGCCATGAGATCGAATAGGCACCTTGAGTCAATGCCAATATGCCCACAATAAGCAATGTCAGGATGAGGACAGGATAAGGGATTTGTGAGTTAAGGACGCGTTTCATGGCGCCCAGTCTTCAAGTTGTTGATGTATAAGCTCAATGGCGTGAGGCGTTCTTGGGCCGAGGCCTAAAGCCAATAAGGCATCTAGGGTGACTAAACGCTGGGCTTTTGCGGCAGGCGTTGATGCCATTCCAGGTAACGACCAGATGGCTTCTTCGCTTGCTCTTGTTCGTCCTTGTTGAGTCACTACAATGGCATCAGGCTGAGCGAGTAGTATCGCTTCAGGAGTGAGAGGTTTGTAACCTTTTATACTGCTTACCGCATTGCTTGCCCCAGCGAGATGGAATAGGGCATCGGGAGCCGTACCTTGTCCTGCCACCATAGGTGCGCCGCCCATTTGTAAGACAAAGAGTAGGCGAGGTGGGCGTTTCGACCAAGCTTTAGGTGTCGTCAATTTATCGAAGGCTTGCTGAATGTCATCAACCGCTTGCTTGCCAGCTTTTTCTTGATTTAAGGCAAGGGCAACTTGTGAGACTTTATCCAAAATACCTTGTTTGGTATCTGGTGCGTCGATTGAGACAATTTCTATATTGGTGTCTTTTAGCTGTTGTAATACTTTAGCTGGCCCAGCCGCTGGTGTGATGAGTAAGAGTTCGGGATGAACGCTCAATACACCTTCTGCTGATAGCGTGCGTTGATAGCCAACTTTGGGTATTTTATTGGCGGCATCAGGGTAAATGCTGCTGGTATCGCTGGCAACGAGTTGGTTCTGTGCGTCTAATAAGTAGACGATTTCTGTCACAGTACCGCCGACACTGACAACTCTTTGAGCAAAACTGGCGGAGCTGCTCAGTGATGCAAGCGCTAACAAGACTACGAAAATAAGTGGCTTTTGTCTCATGATGTTTCGCTTCATGATGTTCTCTCCTGTTTCGCGCTGAGACTAGTCGTCTTTTCGACTATGTCTTGCCACAGAGGTAATTCAGGATTGCCCGGTTTGCGTTTACCAAATAGCGTTAAGATGGACTCGCCCTTGGCGTTGAATGCTTCAATAGAGGTAATAATTCCATCGCTGCTTGGACGTTTGATGGCCCAAGTTTCTGCAATCAAGTCTTCTCTTAGATGCAGGTTAAAGCCAGGGTCTAAAACATTGAACCAAGGACCTTGCTGCACTAGGCGATGTACTTCGCCACTGAAAATTTGAATGCAGCCTTTATTGCCCACAAACACCATGATGTTGCAGTTTTCTTCTGCGGCAAGAGTAATTGCACTTTTTACGCTGTCTTGGTCTAGCTTGGTAGCCCATTGCTCGCCAATTTGAGATAGAGCTTGAGTGCGAGAAAGGCCATGACGTTTGAGCATGCCATGGTATTCATGAACATCTTTTAGTTCAGACCATTCTTGAGCAAAACGAGCTTGGTCAAAGTCGGCAGGTAGCTCGCTAGCTGGATCTTCTTCTGGCGTTAAATAAGTTGGAATAACGGGTGACGGGTCGCGAAACTCAGTAATAAGCGCGTCCCATTTTTCAGCCAGTGTATTGTCTGTTCGGTACACTTTATGAACCGCTACGCCATTAGCGTTAAAGAATTGGATGCTGTGGCGAGCATTCTCAACAACATGGAAGGCGCTGTGCCATTGTCCAATGAAAAGTCGCAAGTCGATGTCGTCTGATAGAACGAGGCCCATGTTGCTCTTTTCCATAAAGCTAAATTTATCATAGGTTCCTGTCGTTTCGTGAACGGCTTCATCGTTGCGGGTGATGGTCATCACTTCACCAAGGCTTTCCAGTTTTGCCAATAGTTCTTGAAAGGGATACTTCATCACCCAGGTTTCTATGCCTTGTCGGCAAGCGACCAACTCGCCTTCGCTAATGTCGAGCTGTTTGGCAAGTTCCCGAGCGCGCGGCGTTTTGCCTGATGACATCGCTTCTAGATATCGTGAATAAGTGGGATGATTGGTTGTATTTGTTGTTTCAACTTCTGGTGCTTCGTTCATGGTTGACATGGAAATTCTCCGTTTATAAACAAGAGAAATGCTCCCTTTTCCCTTGTGTATTATTTTGTTAATTAAAGGTTTTGTGTGCGTGTTTTAGAAAGACAGCGTTGCGTCTATACCAAAGTTACGACCAGCGCGTGTATATCGATTCAGATTGGTGCTGGTATTGGTTAAGTTACGAATGTCGTTCCAGTTCATGTACTTTTCATCTGTGAGGTTGAAAAGACCGGCGTTAAAGGTGAGATTTTGCGTCGGCTTGTAATAAGCGGTTAGATCAACAAGGTTGTAATCTGATGTGGCAAGCCATTGTTTGCTGGTGGATATGTCTTCTGCTTTCTTACCTGACGCCCAAGTTAGATTGAGCTTTCCACCCCATTGTTCTGATGGTGCATCATAGCCAAGACCAACGACGGCGCTGAGCGGTGAGATACTGTCTAGCGGTTCATTGTCTTCTAGATTATCGCCTTCCGCGTATGCGATTGCGCCATTCAGCGACCAGCCGTCACCAAGAGCATCAATGCTTTTCGAGAGATTTAGATTACCTTTGATTTCAACCCCTTTTATCACCACATGAGTAAGGTTTTGATTGGTGTATTCACCAAGGCTAAAGGCGGCGGAAGTACCCAGTGATACCTGTTCAATGAAATTTTTGTAGTCGTTATAAAACGCGGTCAATTCAGTGGTACCATAGGCGTTTTGAGCACGAATACCTGTTTCAATGAATAGGCTTTCTTCTGGTTCTAAATCAGGGTTTGGCGTTATTTGGTAAGAACCATATGGTGCTGAGTTTGCGAAATAATAGTATAGCTCGTCTAAGTTAGGCGCTCTAAAACCTGAGCCTGTTTTACCAAAGATTGTGTAGGTTTCATTGATTGCAAAGTCTGCTGCTAGTTGTGCTGTTAGTGACTCATTTTCATTATTTCCCCATGAGTCTATGTATTCGTCACCTGTTGTTGTGTATTTGTAATTGTCGTAACGAATGGCCGGAATGAGAGTTAGCTTGTCCGTAGCTGACCAACTGTCTTCGAGGTACAAACCAAAAATATCTGCGTCAGCCACTGGAGAGAATCGAGACGCTGTGGTTGTGCCTGAAACTGTGTTTTTGTTTAGATTTTCCAATGATTTTTGGTCGTAAGTAAGACCATAGCGGATTTGGTGAGTATCAATTTGTTTCACTAAATCGGCTTTCAGGCTTGTACTTTCTTCGTCATAAAAGCGGTTAACAAGGCGATTGTTATTGCTTCGATGTGTTTTGTTTGTGGTTTTTGTGTCTTGGTAATCGACTTGCCATTTCAGACGATCATATAGGGCGTTTGTTTGAGTATTTTCGTGGAAAAAACCAATACGGCGACGGACCACTTTGTCGTCTGAGCTATGCTGATCTGTTGCGGAACTTTCTGAAAATAAATCGGACTCCGATGTGCTGTGGAAGTATTCACCGACTAGGCCAATACGGTTACTGTTGTTTACTTGCACCTGCACTTTGGCGAGTGTGTTTTCTGAGCCCGTTTCGGCTGGGTCGACGGAAGCACGTGTCACCCCGACGGTTTGATCTGATCCAGCGTCACCTTGATGGTTTTTATTTTCGTGTCCATCTCGGTTCGTGTATATAAGTAAAGACTCCACCTTGCCAGTGCGGTTTGCGATAGTCAGCGTTTGGTTGAATTCATCGGATGCGCTTTTGTAGCCGGCTTTTAATGAGCCTGAGGTGTTATTACCTGTTACGGATAAAAAGCTGCTCGGTTCTTTTGTTCTGTATTTCACGACACCACCAAGAGCGCCGCTACCTTCTACTACATCGCCACCTTTAATAATTTCAACAGATTCTAATGAATCCATATCAACCGTATTTCGTCCTGTTCTTAAATAGGTAGTTGTGGGACCGTATGCATCGGCTTGCGATACGCCATCGACACTGATTTTGACACGGTCGCCATCTAGTCCACGAATATTCACGCTACCGATGCCAAAGCGAGAATCTTGGCTGGCCTCGACGCCTGGTTCGTAGCGGACTAGATCGTCTAGATTACGCACCAGTGTTTTTTCTATGTCGTCATCATCGATACTAGATACTGAGCTACCAATTGCAGTAGATGGGGTTAGCTGATCAGCTTCCACGCTAATCGTGTTTAGTTGAGTTTCTACATTTATTTTGTCGGCTGAAAAAGCTGGGTTTGCCATCATGATGGACAAAGCAATCAAAGATAAAGGGGCTGGGAATGTTGTTTTGGTCATGATAGTTCTCATAATTTGAAAGTTTATGAGAACTATTATCAACAAAAAGTACATGCAAATGCAAATGACTTTCATTAAGGTTTATAAATTAATGATAAGTTAAGGGATTTCTTTGGAATTATTTTCGGACTAAAAACAGAAAACTTCACACTGTTTAATTAATGCATCGATGTCCATGTGTTGTTCTGTGCTGTCGGCGAGTCGGTTGATTTTGCTGTTGCGGTATTGGTCGTAAGAGGGATTAAAATGTCGGATCACGGTCGTTCCTCCCTCATACCGACCTAGGGTGTGAGGGGGACTTTAGTGAAATGCTCGGCATGTTTTGATTAACGCATCTATGTCCATGTGTTGTTCTGTGCTGTCGGCTAGTCGGTTGATTTCGCTGTTGCGGTATTGGTCGTAGTCGAAGGTGGCAGCTTGGTCGACGCCGGCCCAGTTGAGTAAAGCTTGTAGGGCTTCTGGGTGGTCGAATACGCCATGAAGGTAAGTGCCGATGATGTTGCCATCGTCTGAGATATAGCCTTCTTTTTCGCTGTTTTCTTTGTTTTTTCCGTTATCTAAGAGAGCGAAGTGGTTTATTTTGGCGTTGGTAGCAAAGCTTGAAACGCCAGAGTGAATTTCGTAGCCGGTAACTTTGGCATGATTGTTTGAAGAGTGGTTTGAGCTTGTTGAGAAGGTAAGTTGTCCATGACGTTGCTTGAGCTGTTTCTCTTCTTTTAGGATGGTTTCCATAGGAATAAAGCCAAAGCCAGCGGATTGTGTGTTGGCGTGCTGGTTTTCCAGTCCTAGTGGATCGAGCAGTTGTTCGCCGAGCATTTGATAGCCGCCGCATATCCCGATGACTTTTCCGCCGTATCTAAGGTGTTTATTCAGGTAGTTTTCCCAACCTTCTTGGCGTAAAAAGGCGAGGTCGCTTTGCACGCTTTTGCTGCCTGGTAATATGACGAGATCCGCTGGTGGAATGTTTTCATTGGCACCAACCAGGGTGACTTGCACATCTGGATGAAGGCGTAATGCGTCCCAGTCTGTGTGGTTGCTGGTGCGTGGCATAATGGGAATGACGATGTTTAACTTGGCGTTGGTGTCGGTTTTGATTGGGCTTTTGGCGACGGCGTCTTCGGATTCTAGGTGAAAGCCTTTTAAGAAAGGCAGTACGCCTAAAACCGGTTTGCCGGTGCGTTCTTCTAGCCAATCTAAACCAGATTGCAGCAAGCTGATGTCACCGCGAAAACGGTTAATCACAAAGCCAATCACTCGGTCTTGTTCGCTTTGGCTAAGTAAATCCAATGTACCAACGAGATGAGCAAATACACCGCCTTTGTCGATATCAGCAATGATAATAACTGGGCAGTTGATGCTTTCCGCAAAGCCCATGTTGGCGATGTCGCGGGCACGTAAATTGATTTCCGCTGGGCTGCCTGCGCCTTCAATTAACACGGCTTGGTATTGGTCGGCTAGACGCTGATAAGAATCCAATGCGGCGACTTTGGCGATGCTTTTGTATTCGTGATAACCCACGGCGTTCATGTTGCCAATGGCCTTGCCCTGGATGATGACTTGCGCGCCTGTGTCTGTGTTTGGTTTGAGTAGAATCGGGTTCATGTCCACGTGGGGTTCAAGCCCAGCTGCATAGGCTTGCACGGCTTGGGCTCGGCCAATTTCGTTGCCGTCTTGCGTGACGGCGCTGTTTAATGCCATGTTTTGTGGTTTAAACGGCGCGACTGCGATGCCTCGGCGAACCAATAAACGGCACAATGCCGTAACCAATGTGCTTTTTCCGGCGTCCGAGGTGGTTCCTTGGATCATTAAACTAAAGGCTGGCATTCAGTATCATCACGCTTCAAATCAATAAGGTGGTAGAATTCTACCTTACCTATGCACCTTGTTAAGTGAAAAAACGACTTATATTTATGATCCTTTTTAATTTAGACAGTAGTTTTGATGGTTTTCTTGGCGCGTTTTCTATGGCCAGTTTCATTTTGGTCGCGGCCTTGGTATTGGATCGCTTATTAGGCGAGCCAAAGACGTGGCATCCTTTGATTTGGTTTGGTCGCTGGGTGGACCTTTGTCGCCATCATATTCAGTTGCCTTTAGACGCTTCGCAATCTCGTCAACGCATGGTTGGTGTGTTGGCATGGCTGGTGGCGGTTTTGCCTTGGGTGATGATTCTATTGGCTTTGTTTTGGTTGTTGCCGAGTTGGCTAGATACTTTGCTGTCTGTGGTGGTGTTGTATTTTGCCATTGGTTGGCAGAGTTTGCGTGAGCATGCTTTGGCGATTTATCAGCCTTTGTCTGTCTCTCCACTGTCGGCAGAAAAGCTCGATGAAGCGCGACTTGCTGTGAGCTATATCGTCAGCCGTGACACACAGAATTTGGATGAATCGGCGGTTGCAAAAGCGGGTATTGAGTCGGTTTTAGAAAACGGCAGTGATGCGATATTTGCACCGATATTTTGGTTTATTCTCTTCGGTGCGCCGGGTGTGCTCTTGTATCGCCTTGCGAATACGCTGGACGCTATGTGGGGCTATAAAACAGAATCTTTACTGCATTTTGGTTGGTTCGCAGCGCGTTTTGATGATGTATTGAATTATGTTCCCGCTCGTCTTGTGGTTTATACCTATGGGGCTTGTGGTAAATGGCGTTCTGCGATTCGCAGCGCACGACGGCCTTCTGCCCGTTGGAAAAGCCCTAATGCTGGCCCTGTGATGGCAGCAGGCGCAGGGGCTTTAGGGATTCAGTTAGGTGGCGAAGCGCCGTATTTTGGCAAAGTCGAAACGCGACCAATTTTGGGCGAGGGTGATTTACCTATGCCTCAACATTTAAAAGAAGCCATTTGGCTGGTGGATAAAAGCGTATATTTATGGGGATTGGTGATATGTCTGTTGGTCTAGGCTTTTCTAAGTTGGAAAGCTCGCCCCCAAAGCACGGTGGTGATTTGGCTTATTGGCAGCGTAAAGTCGGTAATGAAGCGTTGAATTGGTTGGATTTATCTTCCGCCTGTAACCGTGAACCTTGGTCGATACCTGAAATAGCACCTGAGTTATGGATGGATTTACCTGATCAAGCCGATTTATTAGAAGAGGCCGAACGCTATTTCGGTCGTCGCCCTAATGCGATTGGCGCGGGTTCTCAGCATATTATTGAATCTTTGCCGCCTATGTTGCTGGCGAGCCAGCCTTCGGCTTTGCTTACTGCAACGAAAACGGTTTTTGTGCCGCGTATTGGTTATCAGGAACATGCCTTTACTTGGAAAAAATGGGGCTTTGATATTGCCTACTATGACGCTTTGGATGAGTTATTAGAGCAGAATTGGGTGGTTGCTGTGGTGATTCAGCCGAATAATCCAACAGGCGAAATTGCCCCACACCATGTTTTGTCTCAGCTGATTACTTACGCTGAGCAGCAAGGGGCGAATATCGTCGTGGACGAAGCCTTTGTTGATGCTTGCCCTGAGTTGAGCCTGTTGAATAGTCAACAAGGTGAAGCACTGAGTGACTCGCTTTTTGTTTTACGTTCCGTTGGTAAGTTTTTTGGTTTGGCTGGCGCAAGGGTCGGTTTTGTTTTCTGTGCGACAAAATGGCAAGCCGCGATAAAAAACTTATTGGGGCCTTGGCCAGTGGCGACGCCGAGTCTGCATTTGGTGCGATTGGCTTTTGCCGATAAAGCTTGGCAGTCTCAAGCTATAAAAGCTTTAAGTGTACGACAAGCTGCCTTTGTTGAACGAGTCATCCCCAAGTTTAATACCATTTTTGATTCCCAAGATTATGTGTTGAGTCCACTGTTTGTTACTTGGTTTCTTGAAAGTGAAGAATACGCCAAGCAAGTATTCGACATGTTGCACCAAGTTGGCGTTCATACTCGTTTAGGCGAAGGCTGGATTCGTGTGGCATTGCCAGCGCTTAATGAAATGGATGCTTTAAACAGTGCCTTGATTCGTTTATTAAAAACCGCGGGGGGCAGAGAATTAGCATGAAGCATCTTGTATTAGGTGGCGTTCGCAGTGGCAAAAGTGCCTTTGCTCAAGAGCAAATAGCAGCGTGCGGGAAACCAGTCTGTTATGTGGCGACATCTCAAGTCTGGGATGACGACATGGCAGATCGTGTGCGCCAGCACAAAGATAACCGGCCAAGCGAATGGCAGTTAATAGAAGAGCCCTTAGCGTTAGCCAGTGTCTTACATTCTCTTAATTCACCGGAGCAAGCGGTGATTGTTGAATGTTTTACCTTATGGATGACGAACTTGTTGTGCCTAGAAGACGAAGGGCGCTTAGAAGAAGAAAAGCAGGCGCTATTAAACGCGGTTGATGCGTTCGAAGGGGATTTGGTACTGGTGTCTAGCGAAGTGGGTTTAGGCATTATGCCAATGAATGCGTTGGCGAGGCGTTTTGGTGATGAAGCTGGTGCAATGAATCAGGCTCTGGCTAAATTGACCAATCGGGTAACTTTTGTTGCGGCGGGACTACCATTGCCGCTAAAATCCTAACCTTCCATCCATATTCCGTGCTTTCTTGAACTATTATTGTTCTTGTCGGCATTTTATTATTAAACATTGTAATTGATAGCGAAAAGCGTAGGAGCTTTGATGACCCCGTATTCAAAAGATTTTCCAGTATCTTGGGAAGAGTTACACAGAAATGCTCGTGCTCTGTCTTGGCGTTTGCTGGAGCAAGGCCCATGGAAAGGGATTATTGCGATTACTCGTGGTGGCTTAGTGCCTGCAGCTATTTTATGCCGTGAAATGGATATCCGCTTGATCGATACCATTTGTATTGTCAGTTACGGTGAAGACGAAAAGGGCAACGGCGCCATGAAGCAAGGCGAGCTTAACGTTTTGAAAGGCGTAGAAGGCGATGGCGAAGGCTTTATCCTGATCGATGATCTTGTGGACACTGGGCGTACCGCAGCAAAAGTTCGCGAAATGTTACCCAAAGCGCATTTTGCAACCATTTATGCCAAACCTGCTGGTAAGCCATTGGTTGATACTTTTATCACCGAAGTCAGCCAAGACACTTGGATACGCTTCCCTTGGGATATGGAATATACCTTCTCAACCCCTTTGGCTAATCGCCAAGCAAAGTAAGCATTCACTTCAGCTACGTATATTATCCTGATAATAAAGTTAGTTATCAATTGACACAAAAGAAACGAGCAGGCTTGCAAAATTACACAAAACTCTCGTTTCTTTTACACTTTTTTGAGCTAACTTTATGGTTATATTCATTTCAAAATTAGACTCAAAGAATGGCGAAATAAATGGCTGTTCCACGCATTTTAATGCAAACATTTTATGTAATGACAATAGGATTTTATTATGTGGCAAACGTTAACGAAAGTTGCTTTGGCTGGTATTTTATCGTTTGCGATGATAATTCCAGCATGGGCTGAAGGTACTGTAGCTCGAGCTCAATTTTCAACCGATGTGGTTGATCGTGAACCGGTGGATGATATAGGCCCAACTGTAAAAGTAGAGTACGGCGAAATACAGCGTGTGTATTTCTTTACAGATCTACGAGATATGTCTGGCAGCCAAGTGATTCATCGTTGGAAGTTAGACGGTGAAGAGCAAGCAGACGTAGGATTTGATATTGGTGGCGATCGCTGGCGTGTATGGTCAAGTAAGCGACTCATGCCAGGCTTCGATGGCAAATGGAGTGTCGACGTTGTTCAGGATGGGCAGGTGATTGAAACTCGCACATTTGATTATGTGGATGAAGGCTAGTAAATAAGGCATTATTTACGGCTAATATTTAACACCGACTAAGGATTAATATGCCTCATTTACGTGTTCGTGGACTGGCTTTTGATGAGCTAGAGTCTATTGCTGATATCCTGATAGAAAACTTGGCGGAAGTAACAGACACGCCGAATTCTCATTTCACCCTTGAGTACCAAGCAACGACCTATCTGGCCGTTGGTGGTGCTTCTCCTGCGTATCCCTTTTTTGATGTTTTATGGTTTGACCGAGGCGAAGAGGTGAAACGTAAAGTCGCGTTAATCATCGAAGAATTGGTTAGACCTTTGGTAGACAGTGGACAAGATATCACAGTGTTGTTCCATGATCTGCAGGGCAAGGACTACTATGAGAATGGCGAGCACTTCTAAGACAG from Marinomonas rhizomae harbors:
- the cobU gene encoding bifunctional adenosylcobinamide kinase/adenosylcobinamide-phosphate guanylyltransferase — protein: MKHLVLGGVRSGKSAFAQEQIAACGKPVCYVATSQVWDDDMADRVRQHKDNRPSEWQLIEEPLALASVLHSLNSPEQAVIVECFTLWMTNLLCLEDEGRLEEEKQALLNAVDAFEGDLVLVSSEVGLGIMPMNALARRFGDEAGAMNQALAKLTNRVTFVAAGLPLPLKS
- a CDS encoding TonB-dependent hemoglobin/transferrin/lactoferrin family receptor, translated to MTKTTFPAPLSLIALSIMMANPAFSADKINVETQLNTISVEADQLTPSTAIGSSVSSIDDDDIEKTLVRNLDDLVRYEPGVEASQDSRFGIGSVNIRGLDGDRVKISVDGVSQADAYGPTTTYLRTGRNTVDMDSLESVEIIKGGDVVEGSGALGGVVKYRTKEPSSFLSVTGNNTSGSLKAGYKSASDEFNQTLTIANRTGKVESLLIYTNRDGHENKNHQGDAGSDQTVGVTRASVDPAETGSENTLAKVQVQVNNSNRIGLVGEYFHSTSESDLFSESSATDQHSSDDKVVRRRIGFFHENTQTNALYDRLKWQVDYQDTKTTNKTHRSNNNRLVNRFYDEESTSLKADLVKQIDTHQIRYGLTYDQKSLENLNKNTVSGTTTASRFSPVADADIFGLYLEDSWSATDKLTLIPAIRYDNYKYTTTGDEYIDSWGNNENESLTAQLAADFAINETYTIFGKTGSGFRAPNLDELYYYFANSAPYGSYQITPNPDLEPEESLFIETGIRAQNAYGTTELTAFYNDYKNFIEQVSLGTSAAFSLGEYTNQNLTHVVIKGVEIKGNLNLSKSIDALGDGWSLNGAIAYAEGDNLEDNEPLDSISPLSAVVGLGYDAPSEQWGGKLNLTWASGKKAEDISTSKQWLATSDYNLVDLTAYYKPTQNLTFNAGLFNLTDEKYMNWNDIRNLTNTSTNLNRYTRAGRNFGIDATLSF
- the gpt gene encoding xanthine phosphoribosyltransferase; the encoded protein is MTPYSKDFPVSWEELHRNARALSWRLLEQGPWKGIIAITRGGLVPAAILCREMDIRLIDTICIVSYGEDEKGNGAMKQGELNVLKGVEGDGEGFILIDDLVDTGRTAAKVREMLPKAHFATIYAKPAGKPLVDTFITEVSQDTWIRFPWDMEYTFSTPLANRQAK
- a CDS encoding DUF2914 domain-containing protein — encoded protein: MWQTLTKVALAGILSFAMIIPAWAEGTVARAQFSTDVVDREPVDDIGPTVKVEYGEIQRVYFFTDLRDMSGSQVIHRWKLDGEEQADVGFDIGGDRWRVWSSKRLMPGFDGKWSVDVVQDGQVIETRTFDYVDEG
- a CDS encoding cobyric acid synthase, producing MPAFSLMIQGTTSDAGKSTLVTALCRLLVRRGIAVAPFKPQNMALNSAVTQDGNEIGRAQAVQAYAAGLEPHVDMNPILLKPNTDTGAQVIIQGKAIGNMNAVGYHEYKSIAKVAALDSYQRLADQYQAVLIEGAGSPAEINLRARDIANMGFAESINCPVIIIADIDKGGVFAHLVGTLDLLSQSEQDRVIGFVINRFRGDISLLQSGLDWLEERTGKPVLGVLPFLKGFHLESEDAVAKSPIKTDTNAKLNIVIPIMPRTSNHTDWDALRLHPDVQVTLVGANENIPPADLVILPGSKSVQSDLAFLRQEGWENYLNKHLRYGGKVIGICGGYQMLGEQLLDPLGLENQHANTQSAGFGFIPMETILKEEKQLKQRHGQLTFSTSSNHSSNNHAKVTGYEIHSGVSSFATNAKINHFALLDNGKNKENSEKEGYISDDGNIIGTYLHGVFDHPEALQALLNWAGVDQAATFDYDQYRNSEINRLADSTEQHMDIDALIKTCRAFH
- a CDS encoding DUF1904 family protein, which codes for MPHLRVRGLAFDELESIADILIENLAEVTDTPNSHFTLEYQATTYLAVGGASPAYPFFDVLWFDRGEEVKRKVALIIEELVRPLVDSGQDITVLFHDLQGKDYYENGEHF
- a CDS encoding hemin-degrading factor, with the protein product MSTMNEAPEVETTNTTNHPTYSRYLEAMSSGKTPRARELAKQLDISEGELVACRQGIETWVMKYPFQELLAKLESLGEVMTITRNDEAVHETTGTYDKFSFMEKSNMGLVLSDDIDLRLFIGQWHSAFHVVENARHSIQFFNANGVAVHKVYRTDNTLAEKWDALITEFRDPSPVIPTYLTPEEDPASELPADFDQARFAQEWSELKDVHEYHGMLKRHGLSRTQALSQIGEQWATKLDQDSVKSAITLAAEENCNIMVFVGNKGCIQIFSGEVHRLVQQGPWFNVLDPGFNLHLREDLIAETWAIKRPSSDGIITSIEAFNAKGESILTLFGKRKPGNPELPLWQDIVEKTTSLSAKQERTS
- a CDS encoding FecCD family ABC transporter permease gives rise to the protein MKRVLNSQIPYPVLILTLLIVGILALTQGAYSISWRDLLWSPINDIDRQILMTVRLPRLLMAALVGAALAVSGALMQALFRNPLADPGLLGVSSGASVFVGVLIVLNPFAGDLPLWAESYMQSVAAFLGAVLTCWLIFQLSKHKGQVSVLHLLLAGIAINALSGSATGLLTYTSNDEQLRALTFWAMGNLGGARWEQVIVIATILLPLLCYVWRQSKNLNLLLLGEDEARYLGLDVERFKIKLIAVVALCVGVTVAFTGLIGFIGLMVPHLIRMLFGADNRIVVPCSALLGASLLTGADTLSRLLVIPAELPVGLVTSLLGGPFFLWLLLKNIRETS
- the cbiB gene encoding adenosylcobinamide-phosphate synthase CbiB — translated: MILFNLDSSFDGFLGAFSMASFILVAALVLDRLLGEPKTWHPLIWFGRWVDLCRHHIQLPLDASQSRQRMVGVLAWLVAVLPWVMILLALFWLLPSWLDTLLSVVVLYFAIGWQSLREHALAIYQPLSVSPLSAEKLDEARLAVSYIVSRDTQNLDESAVAKAGIESVLENGSDAIFAPIFWFILFGAPGVLLYRLANTLDAMWGYKTESLLHFGWFAARFDDVLNYVPARLVVYTYGACGKWRSAIRSARRPSARWKSPNAGPVMAAGAGALGIQLGGEAPYFGKVETRPILGEGDLPMPQHLKEAIWLVDKSVYLWGLVICLLV
- a CDS encoding heme/hemin ABC transporter substrate-binding protein, with amino-acid sequence MKRNIMRQKPLIFVVLLALASLSSSASFAQRVVSVGGTVTEIVYLLDAQNQLVASDTSSIYPDAANKIPKVGYQRTLSAEGVLSVHPELLLITPAAGPAKVLQQLKDTNIEIVSIDAPDTKQGILDKVSQVALALNQEKAGKQAVDDIQQAFDKLTTPKAWSKRPPRLLFVLQMGGAPMVAGQGTAPDALFHLAGASNAVSSIKGYKPLTPEAILLAQPDAIVVTQQGRTRASEEAIWSLPGMASTPAAKAQRLVTLDALLALGLGPRTPHAIELIHQQLEDWAP
- a CDS encoding aminotransferase class I/II-fold pyridoxal phosphate-dependent enzyme → MSVGLGFSKLESSPPKHGGDLAYWQRKVGNEALNWLDLSSACNREPWSIPEIAPELWMDLPDQADLLEEAERYFGRRPNAIGAGSQHIIESLPPMLLASQPSALLTATKTVFVPRIGYQEHAFTWKKWGFDIAYYDALDELLEQNWVVAVVIQPNNPTGEIAPHHVLSQLITYAEQQGANIVVDEAFVDACPELSLLNSQQGEALSDSLFVLRSVGKFFGLAGARVGFVFCATKWQAAIKNLLGPWPVATPSLHLVRLAFADKAWQSQAIKALSVRQAAFVERVIPKFNTIFDSQDYVLSPLFVTWFLESEEYAKQVFDMLHQVGVHTRLGEGWIRVALPALNEMDALNSALIRLLKTAGGRELA